The following DNA comes from Actinomycetes bacterium.
CGCAGCTCGCCGCCACCGATCGGGCCTCCGCGTGGGGGAAGCCAGGACCGCCCGGCAGCCCGCGCACCACGTCGGCGAGCCCGACCCTCGACAGGATCGCGACACCGTTCCACCGGCCGTCACCGTGGACGGCGACCTCGTAGCCGAGCGCACCCACCTCGGCGGACGGGAAGCCGGCATCGGCGATCTTGGTCTCCTGCAGGCAGACCACGTCCGGGGCGGTAGCCTGCAGCCAGTCCAGGAGGCGGGGGAGTCGGGCGACGACGGAGTTGACGTTCCAGGTGGCGATGCGCACCCACGCATGCTGCCAGGGTGCTGCTGGTCAATGGACGGTGCCGGTCAGAAGACGGTGACGTGCACGTGGTCGTAGTGGTTGGCCGTCGTCGACCCGCGGTCGGACATGTAGCGCCAGCCCTCGCTGCTGCGCTCGACGGTCCAGATCTGCTGTGACCAGATGACCTCGCTGACGCCGAGCTCGCCGGCATGGGCACGGACCCACGCGGCGATGGCGTCACCGAGCGAGCCGGTGCACATGATGTCCAGGGCGAGGCCGGCGCCGTGGTCGCCGTAGCCGGTGTTGCCGC
Coding sequences within:
- a CDS encoding SH3 domain-containing protein, coding for PCSDGSSVESGLTSNAIKVYRAVCAAFPAVTSWGGNTGYGDHGAGLALDIMCTGSLGDAIAAWVRAHAGELGVSEVIWSQQIWTVERSSEGWRYMSDRGSTTANHYDHVHVTVF